The proteins below come from a single Perca flavescens isolate YP-PL-M2 chromosome 8, PFLA_1.0, whole genome shotgun sequence genomic window:
- the atp6v1e1a gene encoding V-type proton ATPase subunit E 1 isoform X2, giving the protein MMGFIEQEASEKVEEIDAKAEEEFNIEKGRLVQTQRLKIKGYYEKKEKQIEQHKKVQMSNLLNQARLKVLRARDDMITDLLNEARQRLAEIAKDPASYSTLLEGLVLQGFYQLLEPKVTIRCRQQDVEMVQAAVNKISPIYKDAVKRNIVVKIDPERFLPSGICGGVEVYNDNGKIKVSNTLENRLELMAQQMMPEIRENLFGANPNRKFTD; this is encoded by the exons ATGATGGGCTTCATTGAGCAAGAGGCCAGTGAGAAAGTCGAGGAAATTGATGCTAAG GCGGAGGAAGAGTTCAACATCGAGAAAGGTCGTCTGGTGCAGACCCAGAGGTTGAAAATCAAGGGGTACTATGAGAAGAAGGAAAAGCAGATTGAACAACACAAGAAAGT CCAGATGTCCAACCTGCTGAACCAAGCAAGGCTAAAGGTGCTGAGGGCCCGCGACGACATGATCACG GATTTGTTGAATGAGGCTCGTCAAAGACTTGCAGAGATTGCCAAGGACCCTGCTAGTTACTCTACCCTGCTGGAGGGCCTGGTGCTTCAG gGATTCTATCAACTGCTGGAACCTAAAGTTACCATTCGCTGCCGACAGCAGGATGTAGAAATGGTTCAG GCTGCAGTTAATAAGATCAGCCCTATCTATAAAGACGCGGTGAAGAGGAACATAGTTGTGAAAATCGACCCGGAACGCTTTCTTCCGTCAGGGAT CTGCGGAGGAGTTGAAGTATATAATGATAACGGGAAGATCAAAGTTTCCAACACTTTGGAGAACAGGCTTGAACTAATGGCACAACAG ATGATGCCTGAAATCAGAGAGAACTTGTTTGGTGCCAATCCCAACCGTAAATTCACGGATTAA
- the atp6v1e1a gene encoding V-type proton ATPase subunit E 1 isoform X1, producing MALTDADVQKQIKHMMGFIEQEASEKVEEIDAKAEEEFNIEKGRLVQTQRLKIKGYYEKKEKQIEQHKKVQMSNLLNQARLKVLRARDDMITDLLNEARQRLAEIAKDPASYSTLLEGLVLQGFYQLLEPKVTIRCRQQDVEMVQAAVNKISPIYKDAVKRNIVVKIDPERFLPSGICGGVEVYNDNGKIKVSNTLENRLELMAQQMMPEIRENLFGANPNRKFTD from the exons ATGGCGCTTACCGATGCTGACGTACAAAAACAG ATCAAGCACATGATGGGCTTCATTGAGCAAGAGGCCAGTGAGAAAGTCGAGGAAATTGATGCTAAG GCGGAGGAAGAGTTCAACATCGAGAAAGGTCGTCTGGTGCAGACCCAGAGGTTGAAAATCAAGGGGTACTATGAGAAGAAGGAAAAGCAGATTGAACAACACAAGAAAGT CCAGATGTCCAACCTGCTGAACCAAGCAAGGCTAAAGGTGCTGAGGGCCCGCGACGACATGATCACG GATTTGTTGAATGAGGCTCGTCAAAGACTTGCAGAGATTGCCAAGGACCCTGCTAGTTACTCTACCCTGCTGGAGGGCCTGGTGCTTCAG gGATTCTATCAACTGCTGGAACCTAAAGTTACCATTCGCTGCCGACAGCAGGATGTAGAAATGGTTCAG GCTGCAGTTAATAAGATCAGCCCTATCTATAAAGACGCGGTGAAGAGGAACATAGTTGTGAAAATCGACCCGGAACGCTTTCTTCCGTCAGGGAT CTGCGGAGGAGTTGAAGTATATAATGATAACGGGAAGATCAAAGTTTCCAACACTTTGGAGAACAGGCTTGAACTAATGGCACAACAG ATGATGCCTGAAATCAGAGAGAACTTGTTTGGTGCCAATCCCAACCGTAAATTCACGGATTAA